In the Mycoplasma zalophi genome, one interval contains:
- the cdd gene encoding cytidine deaminase, producing MKINIQDLKDKLKYSYSPYSNFKVAALAVDENNNKYYGVNCENIAFPSGLCAERSALFSSVVHGAKVGTFKEIHIISSGKDTIFPCSGCRQVMLEFMEPESMVYCYDNEGNLNLEISLEQLNPFGVWPNTLEINEK from the coding sequence ATGAAAATAAACATACAAGATTTAAAAGATAAACTTAAATATTCATACAGTCCATATTCAAATTTTAAAGTTGCAGCTTTAGCAGTTGATGAAAATAATAATAAATACTATGGTGTAAATTGTGAAAATATTGCTTTTCCAAGTGGTTTATGTGCCGAAAGATCAGCTTTATTTTCAAGTGTTGTGCATGGTGCAAAAGTAGGAACATTTAAAGAAATACATATTATAAGTAGTGGTAAAGATACTATTTTTCCATGTTCAGGTTGCAGACAAGTTATGCTAGAATTTATGGAACCTGAGTCAATGGTTTATTGCTATGATAATGAAGGTAATTTGAACTTAGAAATAAGTTTAGAACAACTAAATCCATTTGGTGTTTGACCAAATACATTGGAAATAAATGAAAAGTAA